CCGGTGCTCCTGGTGTCGTCAGGTAGCCGTTTACGAAGACGGAGTCGGCGGGATAGAGCGCCAATGGTTGAAGGCTACGCAGGTTGTGTTCCCGGCCGCCCGCGATGCGGATTTCAGTCTTGGGATGGAGGAACCTAAAGAGACAGAGCACTTTCAGACAGCGCTGTGGGGTCAGCTGGTCGCAATTCTCCAGGGGTGTCCCTACGACAGGATGCAGGGTATTCAAGGGAATCGAATCCGGCTTGACGTCACGAAGCGCCATCGCCAGCTCGATCACGTCCTCGTCCTTCTCACCCATGCCGACGATGCCGCCGGAGCAGATTTCCAATCCCGCCGCACGCGCGTTCTTGATCGTCGCCAGCCGGTCTTGGAAGGTGTGAGTCGTGCAGATCGACGCGTGGAAGGCTTCGCTGGTATTGAGGTTGTGGTTCACGCGATCAACCCCGGCTGCTTTCAGGCGCTTGGCTTGGGATTCACTCATCAGGCCGAGTGAGCAACAGATCTGAATCGGGATTTCCTGCTTGATGGAGCGCACGGCTCCCGCGATTTCATCGATTTCCCGATCCAGCGGGCTGCGCCCGCTGATGACGATGCAGTAGCGCTGGGCTTTGGAGGCGGCGGCTTGTCGCGCACCGTCGATCATCTTCTTTTGTGGCAATAAGTTGTACCGCTCGATCGGGGCGGTCGAAATCGAAGACTGCGAACAATAGTGGCAGTCTTCCTGGCAGGCACCGCTCTTGGCATTCTGCAGCATTTGGAGACGGACGGTTCGGCCGAAGTACGTGGAACGCACTTGAAAAGCCGCATGGAGCAAGGCCAGCAGGTCATTATCCGGTGCCGTCAAGACGGCATGGCATTCTTCTGTCGTCAGAGGCTGGTCGTGGAGCGCTTTGTCCGCCCAAGTCATATAGCTCATGAAATCCTCAACAAGATTGCAAGGTGGTGGTCCGTTCCCTGATTGTCGGTCGGTCCAATCGTAAGGCGAATTCCCGCACGCTCGTCTAGTTGAACGTCAACACACGCCGGCGGAAAACCTACACGGTTTCAAACGGAGAAGCAATGCCTCGGTAGGGTACAGGAGGAGTGGAAGACGATTCTCCCTCTGTAGACGTGGTGGCCTGGCTGGCTTCCAGCCAGGGCAGTGCGGTGAGGGTATTCCACTTGGCACAGCCGCGGCACCGTCCCGTCCATTCGACGGATTCCAGCTGACACTGGGTGCAGATATATGGAACGATCACTCGTTTTTTGAAACTGAGGGCTTTCTTCAATTCGACGATGGCTTCCTCAAAGTGCTGCTTGCGCAAGAAGAGATTGGCCATGATCTTGTGATAGTCCAATAGATGATCTTGCGGGCCCTCGATCGTCGACAACAGATCGAACGCCTCATCCACCATTTCCAACCGATAGTAGAGCTTGCCGAGATAGAATTGGAGGACCGGATTGTGCGGGTCCTGCTGCAAGGCCTCCTGATAGACCCGAATGATTTCACTCGGTTCGCCTTGATCCAGATAGAGTTCTTCCAACCGGTGAAGAATGATGACACTTCGCGTCCGTGAATAGACCTTTTTCAGGATTTCGACGGCGTCCTTGGTTTTGCCCTCGTGAAGCAGAATCTCTCCCATGCCGATATAGGCGGGGAGGAAACTGCGGTCCTTCTTGATGGCGCCCCTGAAGTATCGCCGGGCTTTGTCGGGATGCCCACGTTCGAGCAGCTGCCGCCCGACTTCATACATGCATCCAACCAGCAGGGCTTCTTCCGCCTGTTTCTCCGGGGCGGGAAGATTGGCTTTGATCAAGCGGTGTTGTATCTCCAACGCATCGCTCCATCGTTCCATGCGGATGTTGAGATTCCGTTTCCGAATGAGCGCCGTCAGATTGTCCGGTTCGATCTTGAGGATTTTTTGCAGCGTTTGAAGCGCTTCCTCGTAGCGCTTGGCGTCTTCCAGATCTTTGCCCAATTCCAACAGGACTTCGATGTTTCGGTCGTCCACCCGCTGCGCCTGCTGATGAAGCCGGATGGCTTCAGGAAAATTCTGTTCTGATCGGTAGATGTTCCCCAGCCACAGGAGCGAATCGACGCGATTGGGATCGATGGCCAGCGCCTTTTCCAAAAGTGAGATGGCCTCCATCGTACGTTTCGACATGAACGCATGGGTTCCGTCTCGGTGGAGCGTATCAACTTTCTCCTTACGACGGAGCAGGCGATTACTGCGCCAGTTCAAAATCAGGTGTGCGGTTTGCTGCACTCCCACCACAAGGGTCGCGAGGACGGCTCCAAAGGCCATGGAAATCAAGGAGAGGGTGACAGGACTGAGCTCAAACTCCGTCCCTGGCCCGGTATGGACGACGACGGTTCCGGGATTCAGTTCACGGAAATAACTGTAGATGAACACGCCGGCGCTGATGAAAAAAATGGTGGTCAGGAGTTTGAACATGGCCTAGCCGCTTCTTGAAACTACTTTTTTGAAGCCACGAACACTTGATCCCTTGGAAGTCACAGACCGAATCAGGATAGCCCGCGGGACGTCCAAAAGCCATCCGGCAAGACGGCAGTGAGCGAAGAGGCGACACGTCGTACTTTTCTCCGCATATTGAGCCTCTGCGCGACGCGAGAACGGCTGGAGGACTTTTTCAACATCCTGCTAAACCATCTTCCGTGACGCCGCTGTCTGGATCATGTGTTTCTTCGGTGTGGCAGCCGAAGCCGGGGCATGGTCGGGAACCGGGATAGACCGTGCGTCGCTCCAGAGCCGCTCAAGGGCATAGTGCGACCGTAGCTCCTGTTTGAAGACATGGGCGACGACATCGCCACAGTCTATCAAGACCCATTGGCCCGATGTTGTCCCTTCAAGACTCAAGGGCCGTTGGCCCACGCGGGAGAGTGCATCGACAACGGAATCGGCGATTGCGCGTGTCTGTCGGTCTGATTCGGCCGACCCAATAACCAGGTAATCGGCGATTGAAGTAAGCGGGGCGACGTGGAGGACCTGGACATCAAGAGCCTTCTTGTCGAGCATCGCCCTGGCGACGGCGAGAGCAGTGGCCTTAGATGCGCGTGTGATTGCGTTCCTCCTGATAAAGGCTATTAGCGAGTATATAGGATTCTACCGAGGGGGGCAACATATTTGCCAGCGGGAGTCCGTTCCGAACCCTCCATCGTATTTCTGACGCTGAGGTCGGACAGGGGGGGAGAGCCAGGCAGGTGATCCCCGGACAGGAAGGAATGAGGATGTCGTGCCGGTTCAGCGCGCCACTGTCGAGCCGGGCGAGGGTCTGTGGATTGAGGCCGGGAAGCAGAGACATCTCGGCCAGTGCTTGGAACGATCGTTCCGGTCGAGGAACAACCACGAAATGGCAAATCGCCAACAGCTCCTGCGGGTCTTTCCACATCGGGAAATCGAGAAATGCGTCAAGACCGATGATGAAGAACAGCTCCGTGGCGGACCCATACTGTTGTTGCAACACCCGCACGGTATCGATGGAGTAGGATTTTCCCTTTCGCTGCATTTCAATGTCCGATACCCTGAAAAACGGACTGTCCGTGATAGCCAGGCGTACCATGTCGAGGCGAGCCGTGGCCGGAGCCAGGGAGCCGTCCCGTTTGTGGGGCGGATCACCGGTCGGGATGAATAGAATCTGGGAGAGCTGCATCCGTTCATGGACGAGACGGGCAATGGTCAGGTGGCCGTTGTGAATGGGATTAAAGCTTCCACCCAGTAGTCCGAGGCGTTGTAGAGGTGAGTGCCGGGTGATCGCCTCGCTGAGCGGGCGAAGCGAGGCGAGTGCTGGGTTCCGAGGCTCGGGACTAGAAGAATTCATGACTCAGGACTCAGCACGCCAGGCTTGGCACTACAGGATGACCAGATTGTCTCGGTGGATGACTTCCTCGTACTCTTGGGGACCGAACTGGTCATGAATGTCCGCCGTCTTGAGCCCTTTCATCTGACGCAATAAGTCGGATGACACGTTCACGAGGCCTTTGGCGAACTCCTTCCCGTCTGCATCGAGACAACTGACGGGATCGCCGGCTTCAAATGATCCCGTCACCCGGAGGATACCCGATGCCAGAAGGCTTTTCCCCCGATGGGTCAGGGCATCCACGGCACCCTGGTCCAGATGGATCTGGCCGCGAGCGCGAAGCGTGAAGGCAATCCAATGTTTACGGCTGTTGAGCCGCCGTTCACGAGCAAGGAAGAGGCTTCCGCCTGGCCCGCCACCGAGGACCGTCGGGAGAAGCCCGGCTTGCTCGCCATTGAGAATCAACGTCGGAATTCCATATTCCCCCACTTTCTTGGCGGCCCGCAGTTTGGTTGCCATGCCGCCTGTCCCTTCGAATGTACTGGAAACTCCGGCCAAGCACTCGATATCTTGTGTGATCTCCTCGATCAGCGGAATCAATGTGGCGGACGGATTTTTACGGGGGTCTTCCGTATAGAGGCCGTCGACATCGGAGAGAATCACCAATAAGTCGGCATCGGCCAGGTGGGCCACTTCACTGGCGAGGGTGTCGTTGTCGCCGACTCTGATTTCATCAACTGCGACGGTATCATTTTCATTGATGATCGGCACGATGCCGAAATCAATGAGTGCCGCAAGGGTATGGCGGGCGTTGAGAAACCGGCGACGGTCAGCGAGATCCTGATGGGTGAGTAGAATCTGCGCCACTTGAGTATGGACGCGTTCAAACGCTTTTTCATAGGCCCACATGAGCCGACTCTGTCCCACCGCCGCTGCCGCCTGCTTGATCGGGAGACTCTTAGGATACTCCTTCAGCCCCAACTTTTTGATACCGGAGACAATGGCACCGGAAGAGACCACCAGGACTTCACGACCTTGCGTTCGGAGAGTGGTGATTTCGTCGGCCAATCGTTCAATTTGTAGAGGGCGCAGACCTTCCGCGCGCGAAGCGATTAGGCTGCTGCCGATCTTGATGATGATCCGCTTGGCTTGTCCTAAGACCCTGTCTCGCATGGTGCTTTTCGTATATGATCGACCCGTTTCCCAAGGTACGTGATCAAGTCATCGAGCCCTTTGTTGGCCGCGGAGGAAATCGGCAAGCAGGGATAATTGTTGAGACGGCAATAGGTTTGCAGCTCGGCAAGCCGTTCGCTCGTACCGATCACATCGATCTTGGTCGGCACGACGGCGAATGGGCGGGTGGCAAGCCCTTCGTCATAAGCGACAAGTTCTCGCCGCAAGGTCTCGAAGCTGACGATGGGGTCGTCAGGAGCCCATTCCGAGACATCGACCAAATAAAGCAAGAACGCAGTGCGTTCGATGTGGCGAAGGAACTGGATCCCCAGTCCTTTTCCTTCGTGAGCACCCTCGATCAAACCTGGAATATCGGCTACGACGAAACTTCGGTCGGATCCCCATCGAACCAGACCGAGATTGGGAATCAGGGTGGTGAAGGGATAATCAGCGATCTTGGGTCGGGCCGCTGAAATGGCGGCGATGAGGGTCGATTTGCCGGCGTTGGGGAACCCCACCAGCCCGACATCGGCGAGCAGCTTCAACTCGAGCCGCAAGGATCGTTCTTCACCCGGCGTTCCGGGAGTGCACTTCGTCGGCACCCGATTGACGGAAGTGGCAAAGTTGCTGTTGCCTTTCCCGCCACGTCCTCCTTGGGCGATGACGGCCGTTTGGCCGTCATCGATGAAATCCGCGAGTAATTCCTTCGTCTGATCGTCATAGACGATGGTGCCGACAGGAACAGTGATGGTCAGGTCTTCGCCGGAACGACCCGTGCAATTGGAGCCTCCGCCGTTTCGTCCGTCTTGCGCCTCATAATGGTTCAGGTAACGGAGATCGAGCAGGGTCGTCAATCGATGAGAGGCTCTCATGATGATGTCACCACCGGCGCCTCCATCACCACCGTCCGGACCTCCGCGAGGCACAAACATCTCCCTCCGGAAACTGCAGATGCCGTTTCCGCCGCGACCGGCTCGTACCGTGATATGTGCTTCATCGACAAACATGTTCTGTCAACGTTCCGCGGGCGGTATGGCAACGACGATGGGAAAGTATACCCGACCCTGACCGGAAGGGGAGAGGGAATTTATCCAGCTGGTTTGGAGCGCAGAGGAGAAAAAAGAATCAGGATTTGGCCGGAACAGGATATACGCTGACTTTTCGTCTGCCGCGTCCACCCTCGAACTTCACGACACCGCTCATTCTCGCGAACAGGGTATGGTCTCTTCCCAAGTCCACATTGAATCCAGGGAAAAATTTGGTGCCGCGCTGGCGGACAATAATGCTGCCGGCCGTCACGGTCTGACCACCATAGGCCTTCACGCCCAAATACTGGGGATTACTGTCGCGACCGTTCCGTGAGGATCCGCCACCCTTGTTTGTTGCCATGGTAAGTCCTTCTTATGGTCTTAAGGCTTTAGGCCGTCGCTATAGCTTTAATCAGCAGCTGCGTGAACCCTTGTCGGTGCCCACGGGTCCGGCGATAGTTCTTCCGGCGCTTCTTCTTAAACACGGTAATCGACCGGGTCCGACCCTGCCGCACGATTTCGGCGGTTATTTTGGCTCCGTCGATAAAA
This window of the Nitrospira sp. SG-bin1 genome carries:
- a CDS encoding 50S ribosomal protein L27 gives rise to the protein MATNKGGGSSRNGRDSNPQYLGVKAYGGQTVTAGSIIVRQRGTKFFPGFNVDLGRDHTLFARMSGVVKFEGGRGRRKVSVYPVPAKS
- a CDS encoding GTPase ObgE — its product is MFVDEAHITVRAGRGGNGICSFRREMFVPRGGPDGGDGGAGGDIIMRASHRLTTLLDLRYLNHYEAQDGRNGGGSNCTGRSGEDLTITVPVGTIVYDDQTKELLADFIDDGQTAVIAQGGRGGKGNSNFATSVNRVPTKCTPGTPGEERSLRLELKLLADVGLVGFPNAGKSTLIAAISAARPKIADYPFTTLIPNLGLVRWGSDRSFVVADIPGLIEGAHEGKGLGIQFLRHIERTAFLLYLVDVSEWAPDDPIVSFETLRRELVAYDEGLATRPFAVVPTKIDVIGTSERLAELQTYCRLNNYPCLPISSAANKGLDDLITYLGKRVDHIRKAPCETGS
- a CDS encoding biotin synthase BioB — its product is MSYMTWADKALHDQPLTTEECHAVLTAPDNDLLALLHAAFQVRSTYFGRTVRLQMLQNAKSGACQEDCHYCSQSSISTAPIERYNLLPQKKMIDGARQAAASKAQRYCIVISGRSPLDREIDEIAGAVRSIKQEIPIQICCSLGLMSESQAKRLKAAGVDRVNHNLNTSEAFHASICTTHTFQDRLATIKNARAAGLEICSGGIVGMGEKDEDVIELAMALRDVKPDSIPLNTLHPVVGTPLENCDQLTPQRCLKVLCLFRFLHPKTEIRIAGGREHNLRSLQPLALYPADSVFVNGYLTTPGAPAPEVWGMIEDLGFKIEVEYQQPVAG
- a CDS encoding glutamate 5-kinase (catalyzes the formation of glutamate 5-phosphate from glutamate in proline biosynthesis): MRDRVLGQAKRIIIKIGSSLIASRAEGLRPLQIERLADEITTLRTQGREVLVVSSGAIVSGIKKLGLKEYPKSLPIKQAAAAVGQSRLMWAYEKAFERVHTQVAQILLTHQDLADRRRFLNARHTLAALIDFGIVPIINENDTVAVDEIRVGDNDTLASEVAHLADADLLVILSDVDGLYTEDPRKNPSATLIPLIEEITQDIECLAGVSSTFEGTGGMATKLRAAKKVGEYGIPTLILNGEQAGLLPTVLGGGPGGSLFLARERRLNSRKHWIAFTLRARGQIHLDQGAVDALTHRGKSLLASGILRVTGSFEAGDPVSCLDADGKEFAKGLVNVSSDLLRQMKGLKTADIHDQFGPQEYEEVIHRDNLVIL
- a CDS encoding 50S ribosomal protein L21 produces the protein MYAIVETGGKQYRVEAGTTIQVERLSGDAGAQVELNKVRLVHGDAGILIGQPFIDGAKITAEIVRQGRTRSITVFKKKRRKNYRRTRGHRQGFTQLLIKAIATA